A genomic segment from Acyrthosiphon pisum isolate AL4f chromosome A3, pea_aphid_22Mar2018_4r6ur, whole genome shotgun sequence encodes:
- the LOC100169640 gene encoding DNA polymerase delta subunit 3 — protein sequence METKIIVEQLEDKQQIVTYKYLTEKLDIHPNKAKQLLKDYVSKLTADHKYSITIAIGGTLKENDEFCIVLAYDDHVETMHRRFKQIDFEHVYSIQPINRFDDMNNALHLVDNSLNNVNLPSSIKRKEIGNDSIPEQRDAIEMEINLPLTKQTNLSPNQVQNHKNETTADIKLDKTQKEKNGLDFFAKNNNTNNTKLKEIEKKVIPKKNNSNFFTKFKSSNKNPCTTNDSADSKNKVSTENITKKDTKIIDVEPPKNVQKNSTSADQEKNQKKEKKKKENVNKSKSKNSLKVKRKRIQTFDSSDEEINSEEEDMKRTEHVLDSEDDVDFVQPTPPRPTPRENRKKEKQTTTSTFIDDDGFVHTTKEVKIVETECVPLLESIGNDNNSESKELNVEPVIKKIKISESDSADKKKNKNKKSKNSSSQGMKQSSLTSFFKTK from the exons atggaaACGAAAATTATTGTTGAACAACTTGAAGATAAACAACAAATT gtaacatataaatatttgactgAAAAATTAGATATTCACCCAAATAAAGCAAAACA attGTTAAAAGATTATGTTTCTAAACTTACTGCTGATCACAAATACTCTATCACCATTGCCATTGGGGGGACACTTAAAGAAAATGATGAGTTTTGTATTGTATTGGCGTATGATGATCATGTTGAAACTATGCACCGGCGTTTTAAACAAATTGATTTTGAACATGTGTATAGTATTCAACCTATTAACAGATTCGATGATATGAATAATGCTTTACATTTAGTGGACAATTcactaaataatgttaatttaccCTCAAGTATTAAAAGGAAAGAAATAGGAAACGACTCAATACCAGAACAAAGAGACGCAATTGAAATGGAAATTAATTTACCTTTAACCAAACAGACAAACTTGTCCCCTAATCAagttcaaaatcataaaaatgaaacaacTGCAGacataaaattagataaaacaCAGAAAGag aaAAATGGATTGGATTTCtttgctaaaaataataacaccaataatacaaaactaaaagaaatagaaaaaaaagttattccaaaaaaa aacaaTTCAAATTTCTTTACAAAATTCAAGAGTTCCAATAAAAATCCATGCACAACAAATGATTCTGCTGATTCTAAAAACAAAGTTTCAacagaaaatattacaaaaaaagatacCAAGATAATTGATGTAGAGCCACCTAAAAATGTCCAAAAGAACTCAACCAGCGCAGatcaagaaaaaaatcaaaagaaagaaaagaaaaaaaaagaaaatgtaaacaaaagtaaaagtaaaaatagtcTTAAAGTTAAAAGAAAACGTATTCAAACTTTTGATAGTTCAGATGAAGAAATAAATAGCGAAGAAGAAG atatgaaAAGAACTGAACATGTCCTGGATAGTGAGGATGATGTTGATTTTGTACAGCCTACTCCTCCACGCCCAACACCaagagaaaatcgaaaaaaagaGAAACAAACAACCACATCAACATTTATAGATGATGATGGTTTTGTCC ATACTACTAAAGAAGTAAAAATTGTGGAAACTGAATGTGTACCACTTTTGGAATCTATTGGAAATGACAATAATTCTGAATCTAAAGAATTAAATGTTGAAccagtcataaaaaaaattaaaatttcggaATCAGATTCTGCAGATAagaaaaagaacaaaaataaaaaatctaaaaatagttCTAGCCAAGGAATGAAACAATCTTCATTAactagtttttttaaaacaaaataa
- the LOC100160740 gene encoding uncharacterized protein LOC100160740, whose translation MYLICFICLASYLKGILAIVLSSNVFTPYSLIRLARSTQIHSLKTAPSSLGLANNVQLNNKSQIVLLTENSTELNDNFALKEQYELQNETDILDRSNDTYTNITSLPEISSYMNSHFVLISGASLAGCVILLSFVILGYIVYKKSRWNTPQALDHCSNADSIGYLDDMFKENSDEMYSLDNDSFLNSLEAMTIQNYWTENVKHTKL comes from the exons ATgtacttaatttgttttatatgtttGGCTAGTTACCTGAAAG gtATTTTAGCAATAGTATTGTCCAGTAATGTATTTACTCCATACAGTTTAATTCGTCTTGCTCGCAGTACACAGATACACAGTTTAAAAACTGCTCCTTCTAGTTTAGGACTTGCTAATAATGTACAACTGAACAATAAATCACAAATTGTTTTGTTAACAGAAAATTCCACAGAACTCAATGACAATTTTGCTTTAAAAGAACAATATGAACTTCAGAATGAAacag ATATACTTGACAGATCAAATGACACATATACAAATATCACATCTTTACCCGAAATTTCAAGTTATATGAATTCTCATTTTGTTTTGATATCAGGAGCTTCTCTTGCGGGCTGTGTGATTCTTCTATCATTtg tcattttAGGATATATAGTGTACAAAAAAAGTAGATGGAATACTCCCCAAGCACTGGATCATTGTAGCAATGCAGACTCTATTGGTTATTTAGATGACATGTTCAAA gaaaaTTCTGATGAAATGTATAGTTTGGACAacgattcatttttaaatagccTAGAAGCCATGACAATCCAAAACTACTGGACAGAAAATGTCAaacatactaaattataa
- the LOC100162771 gene encoding N-alpha-acetyltransferase 40 (The RefSeq protein has 2 substitutions, 1 frameshift compared to this genomic sequence): MSSNPKVNMSIQAAKKVNGLADPTKPFSSFMKYNKNDLDMTMQFIKAPAMNTFLKAKVFSMVKDNMMETYKKCPWGWNGKDKRAELFHKDSRYILVRHSSNNSIAAFVHFRFDIENLIEVLYLYEIQIDKDVRGKGLGRYFMSLLETIAFHYKMKRIVLTVLKSEEDVVKFYFSLQYEIESYFPEDAFYYILSKKKKTLELVKNK, translated from the exons ATGAGTAGTAATCCTAAAGTAAATATGAGTATTCAAGCAGCTAAAAAGGTAAATGGTTTAGCAGATCCAACTAAACCATTTTCttcatttatgaaatataataaaaacgatctTGATATGACAATGCAATTTATAAAAGCACCTGCCATGAATACTTTCCTCAAAGCTAAGGTATTTTCTATGGTTAAAGACAATATGATGGAAACATATAAGAAGTGTCCTTGGGGATGGAATGGGAAAGATAAACGTGCAGAGTTGTTCCACAAAGACTCtag atatattttagttcGGCATTCAAGTAATAACTCTATAGCAGCTTTTGTGCATTTTCGATTTGATATAGAAAATTTGATTgaagttttgtatttatatgaaattcaAATTGATAAAGATGTGCGAGGTAAAGGTCTTGGAAGATATCTCATGAGCCTTTTGGAAACTATAGCATTTCACTACAAGATGAAACGTATTGTTTTAACAGTGCTTAAAAGTGAAGAAGATGTAGTAAAATTCTATTTCTCACTTCAATATGAAATTGAATCATATTCTCCAGAAGacgcattttattatatacttagtaaaaaaaaaaaaa ctttagaacTTGTAAAgaacaaataa